In Gemmatimonadota bacterium, the following proteins share a genomic window:
- a CDS encoding DUF1552 domain-containing protein: MMITKKALPRRTFLKGVGASVALPLLDSMVPAMQSAPAEPVARLFIGYVPNGVIMDKWTPTTTGAGFELPSTLAPLQPFQDQLTVISGLASQPMFPLPGEGTGDHVRAAAAFLTGVHPKKTEGPDIRGGTSLDQIAAQQIGQETQLSSLELCLDPNELIGACEAGWSCAYANTLSWRNPTTPLPMENQPRAVFERLFGDADDTSQAARETRLREDRSILDSVLREIGSFRNALGPSDRDKITQYLDAIRDIERRIQLAEAQSDVELPELVRPAGGIPDTFAEHARLMFDLQVLAFQTDMTRVITFMMSREVSPRTYPELGIPDPHHGLSHHGNRPGQMEKLARVNVHHIEQFAYFLDRLRSTPDGDGTLLDNVLALYGCGISDGNQHLHTNLPILLAGGAGGRLQGGRHIRVTEDTPLTNLQLTMLDKVGVETERLGDSTGQLTHLSDV, translated from the coding sequence ATGATGATCACCAAGAAGGCGTTGCCCCGGCGGACGTTTCTGAAAGGTGTGGGCGCGAGTGTGGCCCTGCCGCTGCTGGACAGTATGGTGCCGGCGATGCAGAGTGCCCCGGCCGAGCCAGTAGCCCGGCTGTTCATCGGCTACGTGCCCAACGGCGTGATCATGGACAAATGGACCCCGACCACGACCGGTGCGGGGTTCGAGTTGCCGTCGACGCTGGCGCCGCTGCAGCCCTTCCAGGACCAACTCACCGTGATCAGCGGGCTGGCCAGCCAGCCGATGTTCCCACTGCCCGGCGAGGGCACGGGCGACCACGTACGAGCGGCCGCCGCGTTCCTGACCGGCGTGCACCCCAAGAAGACCGAAGGACCGGACATCCGCGGCGGCACGTCGCTCGACCAGATCGCGGCTCAGCAGATCGGTCAGGAGACGCAGCTCTCGTCACTCGAACTCTGCCTCGACCCGAACGAGTTGATCGGCGCCTGCGAGGCCGGGTGGAGCTGCGCCTACGCGAACACACTGTCGTGGCGTAATCCGACCACGCCGTTGCCCATGGAGAATCAGCCCCGTGCGGTGTTCGAGCGGCTCTTCGGCGACGCCGACGACACCAGCCAGGCAGCCCGCGAGACACGTCTCCGCGAGGACCGCAGCATTCTCGATTCGGTGTTGCGCGAGATCGGCAGCTTCCGGAACGCGCTGGGGCCCTCCGACCGCGACAAGATCACCCAGTATCTCGACGCCATCCGCGACATCGAGCGGCGGATCCAGCTGGCGGAGGCACAGAGCGACGTCGAGCTGCCGGAGCTGGTGCGGCCCGCCGGCGGTATCCCTGACACCTTCGCGGAACACGCGCGGCTCATGTTCGATCTCCAGGTGCTGGCGTTCCAGACCGACATGACGCGGGTGATCACCTTCATGATGTCGCGGGAGGTCAGCCCTCGGACCTACCCGGAGCTGGGCATCCCCGACCCGCATCATGGGCTGTCGCACCACGGGAACAGACCTGGTCAGATGGAGAAACTGGCCCGGGTGAACGTGCATCACATCGAGCAGTTCGCCTATTTCCTCGACCGGTTGCGGTCCACGCCCGACGGAGACGGTACGCTGCTGGACAACGTGCTGGCGCTCTACGGGTGCGGCATCAGCGACGGTAACCAGCATCTGCACACCAATCTGCCGATCCTGCTCGCGGGCGGGGCGGGGGGGCGGCTGCAGGGCGGCCGGCATATCCGTGTCACGGAAGACACGCCGCTGACCAATCTGCAACTGACCATGCTCGACAAGGTCGGCGTGGAAACGGAGCGGCTCGGAGACAGCACCGGGCAGCTGACGCACCTCTCGGACGTTTGA